The Carnobacterium sp. 17-4 genome has a window encoding:
- a CDS encoding DUF3397 domain-containing protein produces the protein MESETSLVIGKLMLYCLPLVLLLFFSKKTQRHFKRQHSAVKLPDLLVPFLILGIHILSELTYGFSVIPYFLIFIFSLGIILLLVIAAKKGEILYESFFKTYWRFVFISSILTYYSLVTANIIMT, from the coding sequence ATGGAGTCCGAAACTTCTTTAGTAATAGGAAAACTGATGCTGTACTGTTTGCCGCTCGTTTTATTGCTTTTTTTCAGTAAGAAAACGCAACGTCATTTTAAAAGGCAACATTCAGCTGTTAAGTTACCAGATCTGCTGGTTCCTTTTTTAATTTTAGGTATTCATATTCTTAGCGAGTTAACCTATGGATTTTCTGTAATTCCATATTTTTTAATTTTTATATTTAGTTTAGGGATTATCCTACTTTTGGTTATTGCGGCAAAAAAGGGCGAGATTTTATATGAAAGTTTTTTTAAAACGTATTGGCGATTTGTTTTTATCAGTTCTATATTAACTTATTACAGTTTGGTTACAGCTAATATAATAATGACTTGA
- a CDS encoding YceD family protein — MKWSLNELQKYRNEPLVFSETVDLKKTLMNREKELMDVSPINLEGTLIVHEKEILLHMVVSLDVTLPSARSLKPVLFPMSIGIDEIYIPPSATPGSKIDNEEETVILLDKDMIDLTEAITDAVLLNLPLQVFTQEEIEGQEMPSGNDWLVVSEDEYTSDLETQKSETEDPRFAGLKDLFKDESDNQK; from the coding sequence ATGAAATGGTCATTAAACGAATTGCAAAAATACCGCAATGAGCCTTTAGTTTTCTCGGAAACTGTTGACTTAAAAAAAACGTTGATGAATCGAGAAAAGGAATTAATGGATGTTTCTCCGATTAATTTAGAAGGAACACTCATTGTTCATGAAAAAGAAATCTTGCTTCATATGGTTGTTTCATTAGATGTGACACTACCCTCTGCAAGATCACTAAAACCAGTTTTGTTCCCTATGTCAATTGGAATAGATGAAATATATATTCCGCCTTCTGCTACTCCTGGATCTAAAATAGATAATGAGGAAGAAACTGTCATTCTTTTAGATAAAGATATGATTGATTTAACTGAAGCTATTACGGATGCAGTTTTGTTAAATCTTCCATTGCAAGTCTTTACGCAAGAGGAGATAGAAGGACAAGAAATGCCTAGTGGAAATGATTGGCTGGTCGTTTCTGAAGATGAATACACTTCAGATTTGGAAACACAGAAATCAGAAACTGAGGATCCGCGTTTTGCTGGTTTGAAAGATTTGTTTAAAGATGAATCTGATAATCAGAAATAA
- the mraZ gene encoding division/cell wall cluster transcriptional repressor MraZ, translating into MLLGEHKHNIDAKGRLIMPSKFRSDLGEKFILTRGLDGCLFGYPQESWSALEEKLKQLPLAKKEARAFTRFFYSAAVECEIDKQGRINIPQTLREHAKLEKVCHVVGVSERIEIWGETRWNQVSQEAEEMFDSIAEDMIDFGF; encoded by the coding sequence ATGTTATTGGGTGAACACAAGCACAACATTGATGCCAAAGGTCGTTTAATCATGCCATCAAAGTTTCGATCTGATTTAGGTGAGAAATTTATTCTTACTCGTGGATTAGATGGATGTTTATTTGGATATCCGCAAGAATCATGGTCTGCTCTTGAAGAAAAGCTCAAACAACTCCCGTTAGCAAAGAAAGAAGCTCGTGCTTTTACCAGATTCTTTTACTCAGCAGCTGTTGAATGTGAAATAGATAAACAAGGAAGAATCAATATTCCTCAAACTTTAAGAGAACATGCAAAATTAGAAAAAGTTTGCCATGTTGTTGGAGTCTCTGAACGAATTGAAATTTGGGGAGAAACAAGATGGAACCAAGTTTCCCAAGAAGCTGAAGAGATGTTTGATAGTATTGCTGAAGATATGATTGATTTTGGATTCTAG
- the rpmF gene encoding 50S ribosomal protein L32 — MAVPARRTSKAKKNRRRTHYKLEVPGMNACPNCGELKKSHHVCASCGHYDGKEVISKEA; from the coding sequence ATGGCAGTACCAGCAAGAAGAACATCAAAAGCTAAGAAAAACAGACGTCGTACTCATTATAAATTAGAAGTTCCAGGTATGAACGCATGCCCTAACTGTGGCGAATTGAAAAAAAGCCATCACGTTTGTGCATCATGTGGACATTACGATGGTAAAGAAGTAATCAGCAAAGAAGCTTAA